The DNA region GATAGAAAGTTCGGTGGTGCTGATACCTGGGTTACCTCAAAGGTGCTTTCAGAGTTTATAAAGATGCTCCGGCCTGATATTGTATTAATGGGCAAGTATTCCCTTGATGGCGAGACTTCCCAGGTTCCACCTGAGACGGCATACATGGCAGGTTACAATTTTATATCATCGGTATCAAGGATAGATATAGAAAACGATGATGTTTATGTTAACAGGGATGAGGACTACGGCATATCAAGGTACAGGATAAGGATGCCGCTGGTAATATCAGTAAGTGAGAAGATAAACAAGGCGAGGCAGGCAGGAAACATAAATGTTGAAAACAGAATAAAGGTCATAACGGCAGATGACATAAAAAACATCTCTGGATCTGATTCACTGACCGTTGTAACAAACACGTTTCAATCATCTATAAAAAGGAATAATAAATTCATTGGTTTTGATGAGTTTTTGTCATTAATAAATAATTTCCATGGAAGGCACGAATCTATTGAGAAAAAAATGTTAAAACCACCTGGTGATTCAATCTCACTTGGCCTGGCAGTTGATGATCCTGAAACATCAATGGAAATAGCATCAAAGATGGCATCCATTGGAAATTCCAGGATAGTTTTTATAGGAAACATAGAGCCGGAGAGATTAAAAGGCATTCCATGCCATGAGTATATCTATTTAAAATCAGATACCTATGGATTCATAGATTATGCTACAGACTATATAAAAAAAATGAATCCATTGTATGTTCTTATACCATCGAATCTTAACGGCAGGGATATAGCGGCAAACATAGCAGCAAGGCTTTCTCTTGGGCTCACGGCGGATTGCATAGATATAAAATTCAATGGTAAAAAACTTGTACAGTACAAGCCATCCTTCGGCGGCGGCATAATAGCAGAGATAGAATCCAGAACAGAGCCCGCAATGGCAACAATAAGGCCAGGCATGTTCATTAACAACTATTACGGAAATCCAGAGGTAAAAATCATCGAGTACAAAAAGATGAACAGTTTTGAATTGCTTGAGTCAAGGACAATAAGCGAATCATATATAAATCTTGATAGGGATATTATATTTGGCATAGGCCGTGGACTTGATAAGGATATGATACCAAAGGTTCTTGAAATTGCAGATAAAATCAATGCCGGCGTTGGTGCAACCAGGAAGGTTGTTGACATAAATTTAATGCCAAGGCAGGTTCAGATAGGACTAACAGGCAGGTCGATATCCCCTGGAATATATATAGCACTGGGCATCTCCGGTTCGGATAACCATGTTGTTGGATTAAGATACGCAGGTAAGATAATAGCGGTTAACAACAGCATTGATGCCAATATATTTAAATATTCTGACTACGGCATACTTATGGATGTCAACGACTTCGTAAGAAGGCTCCATGAAAAAGTTTTTAAAAATTAGTATTTTTTCTTAATATTTATATACATTTCAAAGTTATCTATTCATGAAATACGAATTCTCGGACAATTTAAATTATATGAAATCATCCGCAATAAGGAATCTGTTAAAATACATACAGCAGCCTGGAATGATCTCATTTGGCGGCGGAATGCCAAACCCGGAGACCTTTCCAATAGATAAGATAATGGAGATCACAAATGATGTTTTAAAAAATTATGGAAAGAGTGCATTGCAGTACGGTACAACAGACGGCCTCAAACTTTTAAGGGATGAGCTTGTTAAATTCATATTAAAGGATGAGAATATAAAATGTGGCCCTGAGAACATATTTATAACAACAGGATCACAGCAGGCACTGTACGCTCTTTCAAAGATCTTTGCAAATCCAGGCGATAAGGTAATACTTGAAGCACCGACATACGTTGGTATGATATCATCTTTAAATGCCAATGCCGTGGATTCAGAATCAATAGGAATGGACGAAAACGGAATGATTGTTGAGAACCTCGAGGAAAAGATAAAATCAATGATAAAAGATGGTAAAAAGCCCAGGTTTATATATACAATACCAACATTTCAGAATCCTGCAGGTTATACAATGCCGCTGGACAGAAGAAAACA from Picrophilus oshimae DSM 9789 includes:
- a CDS encoding FAD-binding protein; amino-acid sequence: MILVLIKQVPDVNEIKFDEKTRRIVRDNVKLLMNSFDKKAVEESIRLSERYNLDTAVATMGPPQAITVLEEAIRMGVNSGYLISDRKFGGADTWVTSKVLSEFIKMLRPDIVLMGKYSLDGETSQVPPETAYMAGYNFISSVSRIDIENDDVYVNRDEDYGISRYRIRMPLVISVSEKINKARQAGNINVENRIKVITADDIKNISGSDSLTVVTNTFQSSIKRNNKFIGFDEFLSLINNFHGRHESIEKKMLKPPGDSISLGLAVDDPETSMEIASKMASIGNSRIVFIGNIEPERLKGIPCHEYIYLKSDTYGFIDYATDYIKKMNPLYVLIPSNLNGRDIAANIAARLSLGLTADCIDIKFNGKKLVQYKPSFGGGIIAEIESRTEPAMATIRPGMFINNYYGNPEVKIIEYKKMNSFELLESRTISESYINLDRDIIFGIGRGLDKDMIPKVLEIADKINAGVGATRKVVDINLMPRQVQIGLTGRSISPGIYIALGISGSDNHVVGLRYAGKIIAVNNSIDANIFKYSDYGILMDVNDFVRRLHEKVFKN